Proteins found in one Quercus robur chromosome 2, dhQueRobu3.1, whole genome shotgun sequence genomic segment:
- the LOC126713503 gene encoding protein NRT1/ PTR FAMILY 5.10-like isoform X2 encodes MSCTSPIYSFVPRTLFIQGLGLLTVSAMLPSLSTSDYIDANKIMLRSTCQLQVILFFLSLYLVAVGQGGHKPCVQAFGADQFDGLDPEECKAKSSFFNWWYFGICGGAAITNLVTCYIQENLSWGLGFGIPCILMVAALGVFLLGTKTYRYSVKGDEKSPFLRIGRVFVAAVKNWRTTPLPIIIEEEAHATLPHHSSEQFKFLNKALLSPDGSKEEGKVCSFSNIEEAKTVLRLVPIWVTSLGYAVVYAQISTFFTKQGATMDRTIFPGFEIPAASLQFFVNLSIILVIPIYDRIFVPIARAFTRNPSGITMLQRIGIGMLFSAICVVVAALVEMKRLKIAKEYELVDMPNVTIPMSAWWLLPQYVLSGIADVFTVVGLQEFFYDQVPIELRSVGLALYLSIFGVGNFLSSFLISVIEEVTGRDGKNSWFADNLNRAHLDYFYWLLAGLSAIALAAYVYFAKSYIYNRKSTT; translated from the exons ATGTCTTGTACATCGCCAATTTATTCTTTTGTGCCCAGGACTTTATTTATTCaa GGACTAGGCTTGTTGACTGTGTCGGCTATGCTTCCTTCTCTAAGCACTTCTGATTACATAGACGCCAACAAAATTATGTTACGTTCTACTTGTCAGCTCCAAGTAATCTTATTCTTCTTATCTCTATATCTAGTTGCAGTTGGGCAAGGTGGACACAAACCTTGTGTTCAGGCTTTTGGAGCTGATCAGTTTGATGGACTAGATCCTGAGGAGTGCAAAGCCAAAAGCTCATTCTTCAACTGGTGGTATTTTGGTATATGTGGGGGTGCTGCTATTACAAATTTGGTCACATGCTATATACAAGAAAACCTTAGTTGGGGTCTGGGATTTGGAATTCCTTGTATTCTAATGGTTGCTGCATTGGGCGTTTTCTTGCTCGGTACCAAGACTTATCGATATAGTGTTAAAGGGGATGAGAAAAGCCCATTTCTCAGGATTGGTCGAGTCTTTGTTGCTGCTGTTAAAAATTGGCGGACTACCCCTTTGCCAATAATTATTGAAGAGGAAGctcatgcaaccctgccacacCATAGCTCTGAACAATTCAA GTTTCTTAACAAGGCCTTGTTGTCCCCAGATGGTTCAAAAGAAGAAGGCAAGGTTTGTTCTTTCAGTAACATTGAAGAAGCAAAGACTGTTCTTAGGCTTGTTCCAATATGGGTTACGAGCTTGGGATATGCTGTTGTGTATGCTCAGATCTCAACTTTCTTTACCAAGCAAGGTGCTACTATGGACAGAACAATTTTTCCTGGTTTTGAGATACCAGCTGCTTCACTACAGTTCTTTGTCAACCTGTCCATTATTCTCGTCATTCCTATATATGATCGCATCTTTGTTCCTATAGCAAGAGCTTTTACTAGAAATCCCTCTGGTATCACGATGTTACAGAGAATTGGAATTGGGATGCTTTTCTCTGCCATTTGCGTTGTAGTTGCAGCTCTAGTTGAAATGAAAAGGCTCAAAATTGCCAAAGAATATGAGCTAGTTGATATGCCAAATGTGACTATTCCAATGAGTGCATGGTGGCTTCTTCCTCAATATGTTCTGTCAGGAATTGCTGATGTTTTCACTGTGGTTGGCCTACAAGAATTCTTCTATGATCAGGTCCCAATTGAATTAAGAAGTGTGGGCCTCGCCCTCTATCTCAGTATTTTTGGGGTCGGGAATTTTTTAAGTAGCTTTCTCATCTCTGTCATTGAAGAAGTGACCGGCAGGGATGGCAAAAATAGTTGGTTTGCTGATAATCTTAATCGGGCACATCTTGATTACTTCTATTGGCTACTTGCAGGACTCAGTGCAATAGCATTGGCTGCATATGTATATTTTGCAAAATCTTATATTTATAATAGGAAAAGTACAACATAG
- the LOC126713503 gene encoding protein NRT1/ PTR FAMILY 5.10-like isoform X1, which yields MVMMYETKYVYVGFVVVACLLAFRKNSFLRFSSVGKVQRSRKAKKIGGHNMDTPLVSLSDTVDGAVDHKGRPVLRSNTGGWRSAYFIIGVEVAERFAYYGISANLITYLTGPLGQSTATAAENVNVWSGTASLLPLLGAFLADSFLGRYRTIVVASLIYILGLGLLTVSAMLPSLSTSDYIDANKIMLRSTCQLQVILFFLSLYLVAVGQGGHKPCVQAFGADQFDGLDPEECKAKSSFFNWWYFGICGGAAITNLVTCYIQENLSWGLGFGIPCILMVAALGVFLLGTKTYRYSVKGDEKSPFLRIGRVFVAAVKNWRTTPLPIIIEEEAHATLPHHSSEQFKFLNKALLSPDGSKEEGKVCSFSNIEEAKTVLRLVPIWVTSLGYAVVYAQISTFFTKQGATMDRTIFPGFEIPAASLQFFVNLSIILVIPIYDRIFVPIARAFTRNPSGITMLQRIGIGMLFSAICVVVAALVEMKRLKIAKEYELVDMPNVTIPMSAWWLLPQYVLSGIADVFTVVGLQEFFYDQVPIELRSVGLALYLSIFGVGNFLSSFLISVIEEVTGRDGKNSWFADNLNRAHLDYFYWLLAGLSAIALAAYVYFAKSYIYNRKSTT from the exons ATGGTGATGATGTACGAAACGAAATATGTTTACGTTGGTTTCGTGGTTGttgcttgcttgcttgcttTTAGGAAAAACTCTTTTTTAAGGTTCAGTAGTGTTGGGAAAGTCCAACGTAGTAGGAAAGCAAAGAAGATAGGCGGCCATAACATGGACACCCCACTTGTGTCACTGTCAGACACTGTGGATGGTGCCGTAGACCACAAAGGCCGCCCAGTCCTCCGATCGAACACTGGTGGCTGGAGGTCAGCATATTTCATCATAG GTGTGGAAGTGGCGGAGAGGTTTGCATACTATGGGATAAGCGCGAACTTGATAACGTACTTGACGGGACCGCTGGGTCAGTCCACAGCCACTGCGGCGGAGAACGTTAACGTATGGTCTGGAACAGCGTCGTTGCTTCCTCTTTTGGGAGCATTCCTGGCTGATTCATTTCTGGGTCGCTACCGCACCATTGTCGTTGCTTCTCTTATCTACATCTTG GGACTAGGCTTGTTGACTGTGTCGGCTATGCTTCCTTCTCTAAGCACTTCTGATTACATAGACGCCAACAAAATTATGTTACGTTCTACTTGTCAGCTCCAAGTAATCTTATTCTTCTTATCTCTATATCTAGTTGCAGTTGGGCAAGGTGGACACAAACCTTGTGTTCAGGCTTTTGGAGCTGATCAGTTTGATGGACTAGATCCTGAGGAGTGCAAAGCCAAAAGCTCATTCTTCAACTGGTGGTATTTTGGTATATGTGGGGGTGCTGCTATTACAAATTTGGTCACATGCTATATACAAGAAAACCTTAGTTGGGGTCTGGGATTTGGAATTCCTTGTATTCTAATGGTTGCTGCATTGGGCGTTTTCTTGCTCGGTACCAAGACTTATCGATATAGTGTTAAAGGGGATGAGAAAAGCCCATTTCTCAGGATTGGTCGAGTCTTTGTTGCTGCTGTTAAAAATTGGCGGACTACCCCTTTGCCAATAATTATTGAAGAGGAAGctcatgcaaccctgccacacCATAGCTCTGAACAATTCAA GTTTCTTAACAAGGCCTTGTTGTCCCCAGATGGTTCAAAAGAAGAAGGCAAGGTTTGTTCTTTCAGTAACATTGAAGAAGCAAAGACTGTTCTTAGGCTTGTTCCAATATGGGTTACGAGCTTGGGATATGCTGTTGTGTATGCTCAGATCTCAACTTTCTTTACCAAGCAAGGTGCTACTATGGACAGAACAATTTTTCCTGGTTTTGAGATACCAGCTGCTTCACTACAGTTCTTTGTCAACCTGTCCATTATTCTCGTCATTCCTATATATGATCGCATCTTTGTTCCTATAGCAAGAGCTTTTACTAGAAATCCCTCTGGTATCACGATGTTACAGAGAATTGGAATTGGGATGCTTTTCTCTGCCATTTGCGTTGTAGTTGCAGCTCTAGTTGAAATGAAAAGGCTCAAAATTGCCAAAGAATATGAGCTAGTTGATATGCCAAATGTGACTATTCCAATGAGTGCATGGTGGCTTCTTCCTCAATATGTTCTGTCAGGAATTGCTGATGTTTTCACTGTGGTTGGCCTACAAGAATTCTTCTATGATCAGGTCCCAATTGAATTAAGAAGTGTGGGCCTCGCCCTCTATCTCAGTATTTTTGGGGTCGGGAATTTTTTAAGTAGCTTTCTCATCTCTGTCATTGAAGAAGTGACCGGCAGGGATGGCAAAAATAGTTGGTTTGCTGATAATCTTAATCGGGCACATCTTGATTACTTCTATTGGCTACTTGCAGGACTCAGTGCAATAGCATTGGCTGCATATGTATATTTTGCAAAATCTTATATTTATAATAGGAAAAGTACAACATAG